The window GAGCAGGAGATGGCAGTCACGCAGGGACCCGGACGTGTCGCCGAGGGAGCGGTAGATGCCCCACTTGGGGCGTACCCGGTCGGCGAGGAACGTGTCGACGCCCGTTCTCGATGTGTCGACGACCGTGGTGGAGCCGTTCTTGAGGATCCAGCGGACCGAGCCCGCCGTGCCGTTGCCCACCTTGATCTGGAAGTCGACGTCGATCCATTTGTCGTGCAGGGGTTCCAGGTCCGTGCGGCCGACGAGGATGTCGTCGTCGAAGAGCTTGAGTTCGATGCTCTGCACGCCGTTCACTCGCCGGAGCGACTGCACGACGATGGGCGAGGTGCCGCTGCCGGGCTGCTTCATCTGCATGATGTGCGTGAAGCTGGTGGTGGCCCGCAGGGAGCTGGGGATGTACATCGCGTACGTGACGCGCCAGGTCTGGCCCGCGGTCCACTTGAGGAAGTCGCCGCCGGGGCCGTTGCGCAGCCCGGTCACCTCGTGGCGCTGACGGTCCGTCGAGGTGTCGCGGTCGACGGTGTGCATGTCGAACCGCCAGTTGTCGCCCGTGGTGCGGATGTGCGGGGAGGCTCCGGGGTGCGAGCCGGCCCGGTCGTCCTCCAGGGTCTCGAAGGCGCCCAGTCCGTCGTCGCGCGCCGACGGGGACCACTTCAACTGCCAGGAGGCGGCGTGCGCGCCGGAGGCGGGCAGGCCCACGGCGGCCGTGGCCGCGCCGCCGAGCGCGGCTCCGAGCAGGTTCCTTCTGGTGGGGGGCATGTCTCTCACTCCGTCACATTCACATACGTGCACCGAGTTCACCGACGTGCAACAGGGTCCCCGGCATGACAGTGCACGGTCAATGGTTCGGACCTGCGAGAGCGGGTACTTTCCGGCCAATCTCCTGTTCGACCGGCGAACGCACGGGACAGGAATGCACAGCGGCCCGTGATCGTTGACGATGGAGTACCACCCGACGACTTAAGGATCGAGAGCTCGTGAGCAAGGTCCCCCCGATCATCCTGAACAACGGCGTCGAGATGCCCCAGCTGGGCTTCGGTGTCTGGCAGGTGCCGGACGACGACGCTGAGCGAGCCGTCGCCACCGCACTGGAGGCCGGGTATCGCAGCATCGACACCGCGGCGATCTACGGCAACGAAGCAGGCACCGGCAAGGGCCTCGCCTCCTCCGGCATCGCCCGCGAGGACCTCTTCGTCACCACCAAGCTCTGGAACTCCGAACAGGGATACGACTCGACGCTGCGCGCCTTCGACGAGTCCCTGGACAAGCTCGGTCTCGACTACGTGGACCTGTACCTGATCCACTGGCCGACACCGGCCAGGGACAAGTACGTGGACACGTACAAGGCCTTCGAGAAGCTCCACGCGGACGGCCGCGCCAAGTCCATCGGCGTCTCCAACTTCCTTCCGGAGCACCTGGAGAGGCTGATCGACGCCACGTCCGTCGTTCCGGCCGTCAACCAGATCGAGTTGCACCCGCACCTTCAGCAGCAGGCGGCCCGCGACTACCACGCGGAGCACGGTATCGCCACCGAGGCGTGGTCCCCGCTCGGCCAGGGCCGGGGCCTCCTCGAGGTTCCGGCGGTCGTGGCCATCGCCCAGAAGCACGGGCGTACGCCCGCCCAGGTCGTCCTGCGCTGGCACCTCCAGCTGGGGAACGTGGTGATTCCCAAGTCCGTGACCCCGTCCCGGATCAAGGAGAACATCGACGTGTTCGGCTTCACCCTCGACGCCGAGGACATCGCCGCGATCAGCGCTCTCGACGAGGGCCGCCGCCTGGGGCCCGACCCGGCGACGCTCAACGACGCCTGACCGTACGGCCCCCGCCCAGCCCGGTCCGATACAGGACCTCACGGCCGCGAAGGACCGCATGGAGCCGCCGCCCGACCCGTCCGGGCGGCGGCTTCGTCGTGTCCGGCCGACCGGGTCCGGGCCGCCCGCCTGCCGGGTCCTCGGGCGGCCCGGACGGCGCCGCGCGGATCGGTGCACCCCGGTGCGGCCATGCGGACGGACACGCACTGTGGGTGAATTCGGTAGGAAACCGACCCGCAGAAGGGGCCCCATCATGCGTACTCGAACCCTGACCCTCGCCGCGGCCGGCGGTGCCGCGCTCCTCGCCGCGGCAACACTCCCCGCGGGCGCCGCCTCGGTACGCACGCAGGACGGCACGGTCACCGCCGCGGCTCTGCTCGCCGAGCTGACGTCCTGCGCGCAGATCTCGAAGGGCAGATACCGCACCGACGCGGGAGCGCCGGCCACCGTCCCCGTCTGCGGAAAGAACGGCGCGGTCTTCTGGAAGGCCGACATGGACATCGACTGCGACGGCCAGGCCACCGCCCGGTGCAACCGCCGCACGGATCCCTGGTTCCAGGACCAGACCGCCTTCCACCAGTCCGACGGCAGGCCGCTGAACTCCGAGAAGCTCCCCTATGTGGTGGTGCCCGGCCCCAGCCCCGTCTGGAACTACGCGAGCTCCGGAATCAGGGGCGGCAGCGTGGCGGCGGTGATCTACGGCGACAGGATCCAGTACGCGGTCGTCGGTGACACCGGCCCCTCGAAGATCATCGGGGAGGCCTCGTACGCCACCGCCCGGGGCCTGGGGATCGACCCCGATCCGGCGACCGGCGGCGCCGCCTCGGGGGTGACGTACCTCGTCTTCACCGGCACCCGGGTCACCCCTCTCGAAAGCCGTACCGCGACGGCGTCGCTGGGCGAGGAGCTGGCGGAGCGGTTCATCCGGAGCAACTGAGCACGGATGCCGGTCCGGTGCACCGGACCGGCATCCGGCTCGGCTCGGCTCAGACGGGCTGTCCGATCGGCCGTACGACCACCGTGTTCACATCGACTCCGCTCGGCTGCCGGATCGCCCACACGACCGACGCCGCGAGCTGGTCCGAGGTGAGGAGGTGTCCGGGCGGCAGGCTGCCGTAGTTGTCCCAGAACGGTGTCTCCACCCGGCCGGGCGAGATCAGGGTCACGCCCACTCCGTACTCGGTGACCTGCCGCCGGGTGTTCTCGGCGAGGCCGGTCACGGCCCACTTCGTCGCCCCGTAGATGTTGCCGGGTCCATGGATGTGCCCGGCGACACTGCCGACGAGCACGATCCTCCCCCGTGTCTCCTTCAGACGGTCGATCGACGCCCTGATGAGCAGCGCCGGCCCGAGCACGTTGGTGAGCACCATGTCCCGCCAGCCCGCCGGGTCACCCTCGGCGACGGTGTCGTGCGTGGCGTACCCGGCGTTGGCGACGACGGTGTCGAGCCGTCCGAACTCCTTCACCGTCGCCTCGACGGCCGCCTGGACGTGGTCGTAGTCGGCCGCGTCCCCGGGGATGGTCAGCAGCCCCGCGGGCTTCCCGAGTTGTTCCGCGAACGCGCGCAGCCGCGGTTCCCCGCGCCCTGTCACCGTCACCCGGTGCCCGGCGTCGAGCAGTTGCCGGGCGACCGCCGCGCCGATACCGCTGCCGCCGCCGGTGATCAGTGCCACTGGTGAGTCGGTCATGTCTTCCCCCATGTCGTGTTCCGCCAAGTGCCCGGAGTCCATCACTTGGAGCGCGCTCGATGTCAACACCCCTCGGTGGGCGTCGACTTCGGCGCGCGGGGCGGGCGCGGCCGGGCGGTCAGCACGTCCGCCGGTACGACACGGTGGGCAGGTGCGTGCGCCACTGTTCCGCGGCGTCCCCACCGTCCAGGTTCTGGGCCGGTCGCCCCTGTGACCGCGCGGCGCTCCAGGTCCTGGGCCGGTTACGGCGCGCTGATGCTCGCGACCTGTCTGCTGCACGAGTTCGCCGTCCTCGCGCCGGCCGCGCACGCGATCGCCGTCCCGCGCGTGGTCCGGCGCCGCTGGGCGGTGCGATGAAACGGGACGTGCTCAGGCCCCACTTCGAGGAGTGCGCCACGCGCGCGGTGCACGGGGCCCGGGTCACGGCATCCGCACGCCCGGGCCGCTGCTGAAAGGGCACGACCACGGCCGAGCGCCCTCGCCCCGGGCCCGGTGAGGCGAAGCTAGGGCTTCACGCCGACATACACCGTCAGCGCCGTGAGCACGAACACGTCCGGGCGGTGGAACACGCTTGCCCGGTCGTCCGGGTCGAGGAGCCGGTCGAGGGTGGCGAGGTCGTCGGCTTCGAGGCCTTCGGCGAGGCCCTCCCGGCGGTGGGTGAGAGCCGTGGCGACGAACGCACGGGCCTCGTCGGAGACGGGGGCCGGGAGGTCGAGCAGGAAGGTACGGGTCCCGGTGTGGCGCAGCCCGACCGCGGTCAGCAGGGCCGGCCAGTCCTCGACATCCTCGACGACGGCACCGGGCAGGTCGGCCCGCATCCGCGCGAACCACTCCTGCTCGACCGCGTCCACGCGGGCCTGCAGACCGGGGCGGCCGATGCCGATGTCGCGCGGGAGGTTGCGTGAGGGCAGGCCACCCTCCACCAGTGCGAGGGTCCCGCCGGGCGTGAGCCGGTCGGCGAAACCGGCGAGGGCGCCCCGCTGGTCGCCGACGTGGTGCAGGGACCTGCTCGCCCACAGGAGGTCGGCCGGGTACTCCAGGTCGCCGAGCCCGTCGCCGAGTTCGGCCTCCAGCGTGCTGAAACGGTCGGCGATCCCGAGGCGGGCGGCCCGGGCCCGGGCCGCCTCCAGAAGGGGCGCGGCACCGTCCACGGCGACGACCCTGGCCTTCGGAAACGTGTCGGCGAGCAGACAGGAGATGACCCCGGGGCCACTGCCCGCGTCCACGATCATCTCAGGATCGGGACGCAGCTCCCGCAGCCAGGCCGTCGCCTGCGTGTAGAGCGGGGTGAAGAGTTCGGCCTCCTGCTCCAGCATCGGAAGCATCTCGGCGAAGTCGATGTGGCTGTGCTCGTGGCTGTGGTTCTCGTCGTTTCCGTGGTCGTGCGCCATGGCTGCGAGCCTCTCGTTCGGGATACGGCCAGCGTGCTCCGCCTTCCCCGAAACAGCTACTCACCTTGCGGAAACAGCAAAGAGTTCCCCGCGCCCCTCTTGGAGGGGCGCGGGGCTCTCGCATCGTGCGGCCGCGCCGCGTGGCCGCGACCGGCCGCACTCAGCCGGCGGACGGACCCGTAGCCGAGGTGACCCGGCGCGGGCGGAGGGTCACAGTGCCGGGTACGCGTTCTTCATGAGCTCCTGGAACTGCGCCGAGAACCAGTGCCCGGACAGGGGCGCGTTCGCCAGCGCACCCGACATGTTGTTGTTGTTCCGCGGGTTGCCGGTGTACGTGGGGTCGCACATCCGGTCGAAGCCCTTGCCCTCGTCGTTCGGGATGGCGGTGCTCGACCCGTCCGACTCACCCGGCGGCTTCATCCACACGTACGCGTCGATACCGGCGGCCGGCGACGCCTGCGGCCGTTCGCCGAGACCGGCGCCCGACTGGTTGCACCAGTTGCCGGTGTTGAGGCGCCGGTCGAAGCGGCCTCCGTCGATGTAGGTGTCCACGTTGGTCGTCGCCCCGGGACCGGTGGGCCGGGCCGTGCCGCCCCATCCGTTGCGGGAGGTGTCGATCAGCATGCCGAGCCCGGAGGGGAAGCCGATCGAGACCAGCTGGTTGCGCATGGCCTGCGCGTAGGACTGCTCGTCGACGTACCGGTTCCAGTCGATCCACTTCGACGTACGGACCGAGGTACCGCCCACGGAGTCGTTGACCGTGAAGTGGTTCTCCTTGAGGGCGCTGTAGTTGGCGGTGTTGACGATGAAACCGTGCACATCGGCGAGGGTCGCGCCCTCGGCGGTGGCGGCCTCCTTGAACAGGGCGGCGGAGGGCGCGAAGTTGTCGTCCCAGCCGAGCCAGCCGTGGTGTCCGGCATCCACGTAGTTGTAGACGTTGGGCGCGTCGCCGAGCTTGTTCAGCGCGTAGCCGACGCCCTTGATGTAGTTGCCGTTCGCCTTCATCGTGTCGCAGTTCGCGGTGGCGGTGGCACGGGGTGAGACGTTCGTGACGAGGTTCGGCAGCGAGTCGATCTCGACGGTCGTGACGATCCGCAGGCCCGCGTACTTGGTGTCCTTGAGGATCGCCGCGATCGGGTCGATGTACTGGGTCTTGTACTTGTCGATCTCCGTCGGGCCGAGCTCGCCGTTGGACGCCAGGGCCGCGCAGTCACGGCCGGGCAGGTTGTAGATGACCAGCTGGACGACCAGTTCGTCGGAGCCCTTCTGCGCCAGTGCCGCGTCCAGGTGGGCACGCAGGCCCATGCCGCCGTTCACGCCGTTGATCGCGGCGGTCCGGTCGAGCCACACCCCGGTCGGCTGGTTGGCGATCCGGCTGCCCCCGGCTTCGGCGGTGGCCTTCGCCTTCCACTCCGGGTTCACGTACACCTTGGCGCCCGAGTACGGGTTGTCCACCTTGTTGCCCGGTCCGGGCGGCGGGTCCGTGGGTCCGGGGCCGGAGCCTCCGTCGTCGACGTTGCAGGTCACACCGTCGAGGGTGAAGGCCGTGGGCAGCGCGTTGGTGCCGCTGTAGGTGCCGTTGAACCCGAAGCTGACGGAACCCCCGGTCGCGAGGGTGCCGTTGTAGTTCTCGTTGGCCGCGGTGACGGCGGAGCCACTCTGGCTGAGCTTCGCGTTCCAGCCGCTGGTGATCTTCTGGTTTCCGGCGTACGACCACTTCACGGCCCAACTCGACTTGGCCGCGCTGTTGTTGGTCACGGTCACCGAGGTGGTGAAGCCGGTGTCCCACTGGTTCTGCACCTTGTAGTCCACGGTGCAGGGGACGGCGGCTGCGCCGACGTCCGCGGGTATCGCCGCGACGGCGGCGCCCGCGGTCCCGGCGACCAGCGCCATCGCCGCGAGAAGTGCTGTTCTGGTACGGCTCATGTGCGGGGTGTCCTATCCGTCGTGGGCGCGCTGAGGGTCACGCGGCCCGATGCCGAACGACGTGGGAGTGCCGTCGTGGTGGTGGTTCGGGGCCGGCCCGGAGCAGCGGTCCCGTGCCTTCCGGGTCCGGCCGGGGCAGTCGGTGCGCGCGTGTCGGACCACGTCGTGCCGCGGTCGACGAAGGAATGCGCGCAGGTGTTCTCACCGGTGCCGCCCGCGAAATGCGGTCCTCGGGCGGCCACCGGGGCGGGCATGCAGTTCCAGCAGCTCTCCGTGGCGCAGCTGTTGCGGTGCTGGAGGGCTCGCCGAACAGACCGAGGACGACGGTCGTGCCCTCGGAGGTGCTCACGGCCGAGGCCCGGCGGGACGGTGCGTACCGCATGCCGGGCATCGGCTTCTGGCAGCCGGCGCGCACGTCGGAGCAGCCCGACGAGGTGCCGGCGCACCGGCCGTGGGACCGGTGTGCTTGGAGCGTCGGTGCGTTTCGCGGCGCCCTGGAGGCCCCTGTCCCGCCGACCGGTGACGGAGTACTCCACCGTGCGGGCGGCAGCGGCTCCCGAAGCCGTGACGACCGGCGCGACCGCGGTGCCCATGGGGGCGAGTGCGGCTGCACCGACCGCTAAAAGAGGTAAACGCGGGGGGTGTCGCATGAGCGAGTCCTTGCAGTTCGGGCGCGCCGTTACGGACGCGTCGACTGATGGAACCGCTCCCACTGGTGCGGAAGAAGGTAGCGCCAAGTGTTGGCAAAGGACAGAGGCGCCGCACTGTTGATCTATCGAATCATTTCGACTCTTCAAGCACCTTGACCCCTTGCACCCCCATCTCCAATATGGGAGCGCTCCCACTGGTTCAAGGCTTGTTGCTCCTCCCCCCATCTCTGAGCCGCAAGGAGAGGAACCAGAACATGGCACCCAGACGCAGACGCCGTGCGCGGCGGATGTGGACCGCCGTGATGGCGGCCCTCGCCCTCCCGTTGACCACACTGGGGACCGGCGCAACTACCGCGCAGGCAGCCGCAGTTCAGTGCAGCGTCGACTACAAGACGAACGACTGGGGCTCCGGCTTCACCGCCGAGCTCACCCTCACCAACCGCGGCACGGAGGCGATCAGCGGCTGGGACCTGACGTACGACTACGCGGGCAACCAGAAGCTCAGCAACGGCTGGAACGGCACCTGGTCGCAGTCGGGGAAGACGGTCACCGCGAAGAACACGTCCTGGAACGGGACGATCGCGGTCGGGTCCGCCGTCACCACCGGCGCCCAGTTCACGTACAGCGGCGCCAACGCGGCGCCCACCTCCTTCGCGATCAACGGCACGTCCTGCACCGGCGCCCACCAGCCGCCGATCACCGTGCTGACCAGCCCCGCGGCCGGCGCCGTCTATTCCCAGGGCGACGCGGTCCCGCTCGCGGCGACCGCCGCCGCCGCGGACAACGCGACGATCAGCAAGGTCGAGTTCTACGACGACACGACCCTGCTGGGCACCGACACCAGCTCGCCCTACACGCTCTCGGCCACTGGGTTGACCGTGGGCAGTCATTCACTGCTCGCGAAGGCGTACGACAGCCTCGGCGCGTCGGCGGAGTCCACACCGGTCGGCATCACGGTCGCCTCCGGTCCCGCCGTGGTCGTTTCGCCGACCCAACTCGGCGTCCAGCAGGGCAAGACGGGCACGTACGACGTGAAGCTCTCGACCCGGCCCACGGCGAACGTGACCGTGACGACCGCTCGCGCGAGCGGCAACACGGGGCTGTCCGTCACCGGCGGGGCGTCGCTCACCTTCACCCCGTCGAACTGGAGCACGGCACAGAAGGTGACCGTCACCGCCAACGCCTCGGGCACCGGTTCGGCCGTCTTCGAGTCGACGGCCACCGGGCACGCCAAGGCCGCGGTCACCGTCACCCAGCTCGCCGCCTCGAAGGAGTACGACGCCCGCTTCCTGGAGCTCTACGGGAAGATCACCAACCCGGCGAACGGCTACTTCTCCCCCGAGGGCATCCCGTACCACTCGGTGGAGACGCTGATCGTCGAGGCACCCGACCACGGCCATGAGACGACCTCGGAGGCGTACAGCTACCTGCTGTGGCTCCAGGCCATGTACGGCAAGGTGACGGGCGACTGGACCAGGTTCAACGGCGCCTGGGAGATCATGGAGAAGTACATGATCCCCACGAAGGCCGACCAGCCGACGAACTCGTTCTACAACGCCTCGAAGCCGGCGACGTACGCGCCTGAACTGGACACCCCGAACGAGTACCCGGCACAGCTCGACAGCGGGGTCTCGGTCGGTCCGGACCCGATCGCCGCCGAGCTGAAGAGCGCGTACGGCACGGACGACATCTACGGCATGCACTGGCTGCAGGACGTGGACAACGTCTACGGCTACGGCAACTCGCCGGGCAAGTGCGAGGCGGGCCCGGCCGACACCGGACCGTCGTACATCAACACCTTCCAGCGCGGTGCGCAGGAGTCGGTGTGGGAGACCGTGCCGCAGCCGACCTGTGACGCCTTCAAGTACGGCGGCACGAACGGGTATCTGGACCTGTTCACCAAGGACGCCTCGTACGCGAAGCAGTGGAAGTTCACCAACGCCCCCGACGCCGACGCACGCGCCGTACAGGCCGCGTACTGGGCGGACATCTGGGCCGAGCAGCAGGGCAAGGGCTCCGCGGTCGCGGCGACCGTCGGCAAGGCCGCGAAGATGGGCGACTACCTCCGCTACTCCATGTACGACAAGTACTTCAAGAAGATCGGCAACTGCGTCGGCCCGTCGACCTGCCCGGCCGGCACCGGCAAGGACGCCTCGCACTACCTGCTGAACTGGTACTACGCGTGGGGCGGCGCGACCGACACCGCGGCGGGCTGGGCCTGGCGCATCGGCTCCAGCCACACCCACGGCGGCTACCAGAACCCCCTGGCCGCCTACGCGCTCAGCTCGTACGCCGACCTGAAGCCCAAGTCGGCGACGGGGCAGGCGGACTGGGCCAAGTCCCTGGACCGGCAGCTGGAGTTCTACCGCTGGCTGCAGTCCAGTGAGGGTGCCATCGCGGGCGGCGCGACCAACAGCTGGGCCGGCCGCTACGCGACTCCGCCCGCCGGGACGCCGACCTTCTACGGCATGTTCTACGACGAGAAGCCCGTCTACCACGACCCGCCGTCCAACCAGTGGTTCGGCTTCCAGGCGTGGTCGATGGAGCGGGTCGCCGAGTACTACCAGCAGACCGGTGACGCGGACGCCAAGGTCGTCCTCGACAAGTGGGTCGACTGGGCCCTGTCCAAGACCACGGTCAACCCCGACGGCTCCTTCCGCATCCCCAACACGCTCCAGTGGTCGGGCAAGCCCGACACGTGGAACGCGTCAAGTCCCGGTGGGAACACCGGACTTCACGTCACCGTCGCCGACTACACGAACGATGTCGGCGTGGCGGCCGCGTACGCCAAGACCCTGACGTACTACGCCGACCGTTCGGGTGACACCGAGGCGAGGACGACGGCGAAGGCGCTGCTGGACGGCATGTGGGCGAACAACCAGGACGCGCTGGGCATCGCGGTCCCGGAGACCCGCGCCGACTACAACCGCTTCGACGACCGTGTGTACGTGCCGAGCGGCTGGACCGGCACGATGCCGAACGGCGACACGATCAACTCCTCGTCCACCTTCGACTCGATCCGTTCCTTCTACGAGGACGACCCGGCCTGGTCGAAGATCGAGGCCTATCTGGCGGGCGGCGCCGTGCCCTCCTTCACGTACCACCGGTTCTGGGCCCAGGCGGACATAGCCCTCGCCATGGGCTCGTACGCGGAGCTCCTCGAATAAGTCCCCGCTGAAAGCTCCGCGGGAAGGCCGGTACGTCGGCTGCGGCTGTTCGCAGCCGGCCGCGCACCTCCCCGCGCCCCCGCACCGGGGCGCGGGGAGCGGCAGACCGTGCCGTCGGGCGGCCCCCACCCTCACCGGGGGCCGCCCCGCCTTTCGCATCCCCACCCCCACCTGCGCCTTCACCCCCCCCACATGCGAAAGAGGGGAGCACCGTGCGAAGAACCCCTGTCCTCACGGCCGTGCTCGGTCTCGCGGCCGGGCTGCTCGCGGGCACACCCCCCGCGCTGGCCGCGCAATCCGTCGAGAAGACCGCACCGTCGGTGTCCGTCGCCGCCGACACGTACACCTGGAAGAACGCGCGCATCGACGGCGGCGGCTTCGTCCCCGGCATCGTCTTCAACCGGTCCGAGAAGAACCTCGCGTACGCCCGGACCGACATCGGCGGCGCCTACCGGTGGCAGGAGTCGTCGAAGACCTGGACCCCGCTGCTCGACTCGGTGGGCTGGGACCGGTGGGGGCACACCGGCGTCGTGAGCCTCGCCTCCGACCCCGTCGCACCCAGCAAGGTGTACGCGGCCGTCGGCACGTACACGAACAGCTGGGACCCCGGCAACGGCGCCGTGCTCAGGTCGGCCGACCGGGGGGCGACCTGGCAGAAGGCGGACCTGCCGTTCAAGCTGGGCGGCAACATGCCCGGGCGCGGGATGGGCGAACGGCTCGCCGTCGATCCCCACCGCAACAGCGTGCTGTACCTGGGCGCGCCGAGCGGCAAGGGTCTGTGGCGGTCCACCGACTCGGGTGCCTCCTGGTCCCAGGTGACGAGCTTCCCGAACGTCGGCAACTACGTGCAGGATCCGACCGACACCAGCGGGTACGCCTCCGACAACCAGGGCATCGCCTGGGTCACCTTCGACGAGTCGACCGGCTCGGGCACGAACGCCACACGGACCCTCTACGTCGGCGTCGCCGACAAGGACAACGCCGTGTACCGCTCCACCGACGCGGGCGCGACCTGGTCCCGGCTGGCCGGACAGCCCACCGGGTACCTGGCCCACAAGGGCGTCCTCGACGCGGAGAACGGCTACCTGTACCTCGCGTACAGCGACAAGGGCGGCCCGTACGACGGCGGCAAGGGCAGACTGTGGCGGTACGCGACGGCGACCGGCACCTGGACGGACATCAGCCCGGTCGCGGAGGCCGACACCTACTACGGCTTCAGCGGACTGACCGTGGACCGGCAGAAGCCGGGCACCGTGATGGCGACCGCCTACAGCTCCTGGTGGCCCGACACGCAGATCTTCCGCACCACGGACAGCGGCGGGACCTGGACGAAGGCCTGGGACTACACCTCGTACCCGACCCGGTCGAACCGCTACACCATGGACGTCTCGTCCTCGCCCTGGCTGACGTGGGGCGCCAACCCCTCGCCGCCCGAGCAGACACCCAAACTCGGCTGGATGAGCGAGGCGTTGGAGATCGACCCGTTCGACTCCTCCCGCATGATGTACGGGACGGGCGCGACGATCTACGGCACCGAGAACCTCGGCCAGTGGGACAGCGGAGGCCAGTTCACCATCAAACCGATGGTGCGGGGCTTGGAGGAGACGGCGGTCAACGACCTGGCCGCTCCCCCGTCCGGCGGTGCCCAACTCCTCAGCGCACTGGGCGACATCGGCGGCTTCCGGCACACGGACCTCACCAAGGTCCCGTCGATGATGTTCACCTCGCCGAACTTCACCACCACGACGAGTCTCGACTTCGCGGAGTCCGGCCCGGGCACGGTGGTGCGGGTCGGCAACCTGGACTCGGGTCCGCACGTGGCGTTCTCGACGGACAACGGCGCCAACTGGTTCGCGGGCACCGACCCTTCGGGCGTGAGCGGCGGCGGCACGGTCGCCTCGGCCTCCGACGGCAGCCGGTTCGTGTGGAGTCCGGAGGGCGCGGGCGTCCACCACACGACCGGGTTCGGTACGTCGTGGTCGGCGTCCACCGGCATCCCGGCCGGTGCGGTCGTCGAGTCGGACCGGGTCGACCCGAAGACCTTCTACGGTTTCAAGTCCGGCAAGTTCTACGTCAGTTCGGACGGCGGCGCCTCCTTCACGGCCTCGTCCGCGACCGGGCTGCCGAGCGGCGACAGCGTGCGGTTCAAGGCGCTGCCCGGCACGAAGGGCGACGTGTGGCTGGCGGGCGGCGCGAGTGACGGCGCGTACGGGCTGTGGCACTCCACGGACTCCGGCGCGACCTTCACCAAGCTGTCGGGCGTCGAGCAGGCCGACACGATCGGCTTCGGCAAGGCGGCGGCCGGCGCCTCCTACCAGACGCTCTACACGAGCGCGAAGATCGGCGGCGTACGCGGCATCTTCCGCTCCACGGACAAGGGCGCGACCTGGACACGCATCAACGACGACGCCCACCAGTGGGGCTGGACGGGCGCGGCCATCACCGGCGACCCGCGGGTCTACGGGCGCGTGTACGTCTCGACGAACGGGCGCGGTGTCATCTACGGCGACTCGTCCGACGCAGGCGGCGGCGGAGGCGGTACGGATCCCCCGCCGACGGGCGCCTGCGCGGTCACCTACAAGATCACGAACCAGTGGTCGGGCGGGTTCCAGGCGGACGTCCAGCTCGCCAACACCGGCTCGGCCGCCTGGAACGGGTGGGCGCTCGGCTGGACCTTCCCCGACGGGCAGACCGTGACGCAGGCGTGGAACGCCGTACCCACGCAGTCCGGTACGGCGGTCACGGCGAAGAACGTGGGCTGGAACGGGAACGTGGCTGCCGGTTCCTCCGTGGGCTTCGGATTCACGGGGAGCTGGTCGGGATCGAACGGGAAGCCGACGGCGTTCAAGCTCGGCGACCAGTCCTGCACGGTGAACTGACGCACCGGGTGGGACAACTGGAAGGCGGCCGGGTCCTCCTGGCGTCATCGGACCCTGTCGGCGGCCGCCTTCCAGATGGCCGTGAGCCGCCGCAGCTGGAGCTTGTCACTGGTGGGCAGTGACTGGGCGTGGGAGCGTCGCAGGGTCAGGACGGTGGCGGGGATGTGGAGTTCGGCGCCGCATTCACCGTCCGCCACGGCGACGGCGATCTCCCGTTCACGCAGGGCGGCGTCGGCGCCCTGCGTGCGGTAGCCGGTCTTGAGCTGCTCGTAGGCCGTGTCGGGGGACGTGTAGGTGTATCCCTTGCCGCGCATGCACGTCCGCCAGTCGTTCATGACGCTGCGGT of the Streptomyces aurantiacus genome contains:
- a CDS encoding class I SAM-dependent methyltransferase, which gives rise to MAHDHGNDENHSHEHSHIDFAEMLPMLEQEAELFTPLYTQATAWLRELRPDPEMIVDAGSGPGVISCLLADTFPKARVVAVDGAAPLLEAARARAARLGIADRFSTLEAELGDGLGDLEYPADLLWASRSLHHVGDQRGALAGFADRLTPGGTLALVEGGLPSRNLPRDIGIGRPGLQARVDAVEQEWFARMRADLPGAVVEDVEDWPALLTAVGLRHTGTRTFLLDLPAPVSDEARAFVATALTHRREGLAEGLEADDLATLDRLLDPDDRASVFHRPDVFVLTALTVYVGVKP
- a CDS encoding SDR family oxidoreductase, which produces MTDSPVALITGGGSGIGAAVARQLLDAGHRVTVTGRGEPRLRAFAEQLGKPAGLLTIPGDAADYDHVQAAVEATVKEFGRLDTVVANAGYATHDTVAEGDPAGWRDMVLTNVLGPALLIRASIDRLKETRGRIVLVGSVAGHIHGPGNIYGATKWAVTGLAENTRRQVTEYGVGVTLISPGRVETPFWDNYGSLPPGHLLTSDQLAASVVWAIRQPSGVDVNTVVVRPIGQPV
- a CDS encoding glycoside hydrolase family 75 protein translates to MRTRTLTLAAAGGAALLAAATLPAGAASVRTQDGTVTAAALLAELTSCAQISKGRYRTDAGAPATVPVCGKNGAVFWKADMDIDCDGQATARCNRRTDPWFQDQTAFHQSDGRPLNSEKLPYVVVPGPSPVWNYASSGIRGGSVAAVIYGDRIQYAVVGDTGPSKIIGEASYATARGLGIDPDPATGGAASGVTYLVFTGTRVTPLESRTATASLGEELAERFIRSN
- a CDS encoding aldo/keto reductase; this translates as MPQLGFGVWQVPDDDAERAVATALEAGYRSIDTAAIYGNEAGTGKGLASSGIAREDLFVTTKLWNSEQGYDSTLRAFDESLDKLGLDYVDLYLIHWPTPARDKYVDTYKAFEKLHADGRAKSIGVSNFLPEHLERLIDATSVVPAVNQIELHPHLQQQAARDYHAEHGIATEAWSPLGQGRGLLEVPAVVAIAQKHGRTPAQVVLRWHLQLGNVVIPKSVTPSRIKENIDVFGFTLDAEDIAAISALDEGRRLGPDPATLNDA
- a CDS encoding glycoside hydrolase family 6 protein, with translation MSRTRTALLAAMALVAGTAGAAVAAIPADVGAAAVPCTVDYKVQNQWDTGFTTSVTVTNNSAAKSSWAVKWSYAGNQKITSGWNAKLSQSGSAVTAANENYNGTLATGGSVSFGFNGTYSGTNALPTAFTLDGVTCNVDDGGSGPGPTDPPPGPGNKVDNPYSGAKVYVNPEWKAKATAEAGGSRIANQPTGVWLDRTAAINGVNGGMGLRAHLDAALAQKGSDELVVQLVIYNLPGRDCAALASNGELGPTEIDKYKTQYIDPIAAILKDTKYAGLRIVTTVEIDSLPNLVTNVSPRATATANCDTMKANGNYIKGVGYALNKLGDAPNVYNYVDAGHHGWLGWDDNFAPSAALFKEAATAEGATLADVHGFIVNTANYSALKENHFTVNDSVGGTSVRTSKWIDWNRYVDEQSYAQAMRNQLVSIGFPSGLGMLIDTSRNGWGGTARPTGPGATTNVDTYIDGGRFDRRLNTGNWCNQSGAGLGERPQASPAAGIDAYVWMKPPGESDGSSTAIPNDEGKGFDRMCDPTYTGNPRNNNNMSGALANAPLSGHWFSAQFQELMKNAYPAL
- a CDS encoding Tat pathway signal sequence domain protein; translation: MPPTRRNLLGAALGGAATAAVGLPASGAHAASWQLKWSPSARDDGLGAFETLEDDRAGSHPGASPHIRTTGDNWRFDMHTVDRDTSTDRQRHEVTGLRNGPGGDFLKWTAGQTWRVTYAMYIPSSLRATTSFTHIMQMKQPGSGTSPIVVQSLRRVNGVQSIELKLFDDDILVGRTDLEPLHDKWIDVDFQIKVGNGTAGSVRWILKNGSTTVVDTSRTGVDTFLADRVRPKWGIYRSLGDTSGSLRDCHLLLTRMRGYQLV